GGTCTCGCACTCGCGCACGGAAGGCGCCAGCGGCTTTTCCACGAACACATGCAATCCGGCCGCCAGCGCCTGCTGGGCGAGCGCAAAATGCGAATCGGGCGGGGTGGCAATTGCCACGGCCTCGAGTTCCGCGGCCGCAAACACCTCGCGGGCCTCGCGGCAGCAAATCAGCCCGGGATGTCTTTTGGCGAGCGCGGCCAGAGATGCCGGGTTGTGATCGCACACCATGGTCACCTGCGCGCCTTCCGCCTCCAAAAAGTTGCGCAGCAGATGGCGACCCCAGTAGCCTGCGCCGATTTGCGCCAAACGCACCATGCTCAGGAATGCGCGGCGCTGAGCGCGAAGATCTGATTGAGGTGATGCTGCAAGTGATACAAATAGTCGCGCATGAGGTATTTCAAACTGATGGGCACGCGCTTTTCCACCGGCCGCCAGGCAATCTCATACAAGTTGTGCTTGCTTCTTCTTTTGCGCAGCGTTTCATCGGGCGTCACCGTCATCACATGCAGCAAGTGCAGGTTGTAGGCCTTCCAAAGCTGCACCAGCAGCGGCCAGGAAGCCTGCTGATACTTTTGCACCTCCACCCACTTGTCCTGATCATAGCTCGGGAACACCAGATCTTCCGAAAGCTGGGCCAGCACGAAACGATGGTGATTGTTGCCGGCGGAATCGATCAAATGGCCCAGCAGCTCGCGCGCCGACCACTTCTCCGGCGCCAGGCGAATCTCACTCTGCGCTTCTGAAATGGCCAGCAGCTTCTTTTCCGCTGACTCGATGGTTTGGCGAAATTCGTTCAAAAAATCTTCATCCATGGCTGAATCTCCTCATTTGATGATGCGATGATGCGCGCAGCGGTCTGTATCTGGTGCACGGTTACGCTGATTCATATGATATGCGGGTCGCAAGACAATCCCCATAATCTTCAATTTCTGCGAAAGCGCAGGCTTATTCGTCCGCGTTCCATCCCAATGCCAAAAAGAGCGAATGCGTCTGCACTTCCCGCCGCCCGCCGGTTGCCGGCGCATTCTTGTGGCGGATCGTCTCCAGCGCCGCTTGCAGTCGTAGATTGCGCCACAACTCATAGCTCGCCTGCAAACGGAAGGCGGTGCGCCGTTCCACGATGCCGTCGAGAAAAAAAACCATCTGCCGGTCGTTCACATGAAACGGCCGATCAACATCTCCGCCAACGTTGCGCTCGGCCGGATTGGCGCCATGCCGATACCGCTCGGCCGACAACTGCACCTGCCACCGCCGGTTGCCCCAAAAGAGCCATTCGGCGTGCAGCAGATCCGCATTCGGGCCCGCGGAATGGCCCAGAATCGTGTCATAGTTTTTATAAACGTTGATCGGAAACGTGTGCGAATAGACATACGGCTCGAGGCGAACGTATTCCACGCGCCAGTCGCTGCGCGGCAAACCCAGCGGATTCGCCGCATGCACGCCGGCCAGCCACGCGACTTTGTTGCCATACCAATTTTCACCCACGCGCGCCACCGAGAAATCGTCGACAAACCATTCGCCGTAAAGCCGCACGCCGTTGCGCGGACGCATTTCAAAATCGAGGCCCAGCGTGGCATTGTCGCGATCGCCGAGATAATGCTCGGCGCTGCGGTAAAACATGATGGGATTCAAATACGCCGGTTCCAGGCCGCGCTCGCCGTAGATCACAGTCTCATGCACGCCCAGTTTCAACCACGCTGCCGGCGCGATTTCCAGGCGATGGCCGGCGAGATACTTTTGCGCGAAGATCTGCCGCTGCACCCCGTTCGCGAGATAAGAGGAAACGATCACCGGCGGATGCTGGCGCAGCGCCGCATGCACATAAGTGAATTGCGCCCGCCAGACCTGCACGCTGAGTTTGAATTGATCATAGGAAGTCGCGTAATCACTCAACGCCAGCGCGCCGGTGTAGCCCGGCCCCCAGCGGTTGAAGTTCTTGCCGAACATCACGCTGAAATGCGGCAGTGAGAGATAAAGATACGCCACCGTTTCATCATGATAAACATGCGTGCCGTGGCCGCGCGCGAAACCATAACGCGGCCAGGCCAGCCGGGACGAGGTGGGATAGGTGCGCGTGCCGTGCTCTTTGGTGTCGCGGCTGTTGAGATAAAAGCCCAGATGCCGGCCGAGCGTTCCCCAAAACACGAACCCTCCGGTGTTTTGGAATACGCGTTCCGAGCGCGCCAGCGTATCTGTATCGTTGAACCGGCCGTCACGATAGAAAATCGGGTCAAAGAAAAACCGCAATGCGCCGCTTTCCAGGCTGAGCAAATTGCGGCGATTGGCATACAGCGGGCCGGGCAGCCAATCGACCCACTTCTCCTGCAGTGCACGTTGCCGGTCAACACCGGCGCGCACGGAATCCATGCGGCCGAGACGCGCAACTTCTTCGGAGAATTCAAAGAACGCAAATTCCAGCGCCTCGCGTTCACTGCGATCGAGGCGATCACCGTGCGCCAGGTAGGCAGTGAGCAATGCG
The window above is part of the bacterium genome. Proteins encoded here:
- a CDS encoding DinB family protein, encoding MDEDFLNEFRQTIESAEKKLLAISEAQSEIRLAPEKWSARELLGHLIDSAGNNHHRFVLAQLSEDLVFPSYDQDKWVEVQKYQQASWPLLVQLWKAYNLHLLHVMTVTPDETLRKRRSKHNLYEIAWRPVEKRVPISLKYLMRDYLYHLQHHLNQIFALSAAHS
- a CDS encoding capsule assembly Wzi family protein, encoding MHRPAPAQPWFDLMIEQLWRWLKPRAGGDSAQHCGGRQLWLLVLFCLSAMPALQAQTIEVALTHWSYRLLDRLRTRGFAQVGLTGSRPLTREAMTRALLTAYLAHGDRLDRSEREALEFAFFEFSEEVARLGRMDSVRAGVDRQRALQEKWVDWLPGPLYANRRNLLSLESGALRFFFDPIFYRDGRFNDTDTLARSERVFQNTGGFVFWGTLGRHLGFYLNSRDTKEHGTRTYPTSSRLAWPRYGFARGHGTHVYHDETVAYLYLSLPHFSVMFGKNFNRWGPGYTGALALSDYATSYDQFKLSVQVWRAQFTYVHAALRQHPPVIVSSYLANGVQRQIFAQKYLAGHRLEIAPAAWLKLGVHETVIYGERGLEPAYLNPIMFYRSAEHYLGDRDNATLGLDFEMRPRNGVRLYGEWFVDDFSVARVGENWYGNKVAWLAGVHAANPLGLPRSDWRVEYVRLEPYVYSHTFPINVYKNYDTILGHSAGPNADLLHAEWLFWGNRRWQVQLSAERYRHGANPAERNVGGDVDRPFHVNDRQMVFFLDGIVERRTAFRLQASYELWRNLRLQAALETIRHKNAPATGGRREVQTHSLFLALGWNADE